The genomic window AATCGTCCATTGTAAAACCAAGTGAATTGACTGTGTGGGTTAGATGGAGCAGAACAGCTAAAGTTAACCCTTATCCCTATAGGGTACACATCAGGTGTTTGGATAATCGTGGCGCCATCTGGTCCATCTGGAGGAAAGATAAAGATTCCATATTGAGATTATGACAGAAAGAAGGGCATCTCCTAGTCTGTAACCCATCACCAAGAACCACTGTGTCTCCCTGATCCTCCcttgagctgggaaattcacagctgGTCCTTTACTTTTCAAGTGTGGATCTaaacttggaagatcttagggtTTTCTCCAGTTCATCACCCTGGCTGGCCACCCTCCCCCAGAAAACATGACAAGGCCATtctgggctccctaaagatgaaggggGTTGGGAACCTCAGAGTCTACCTCTTTAGctctcagagaagggactgaattagcctggcctctgggAACACCCCACCAGTGTATAAGCAGGCACTATATAGGAAGTAGCAATATACTCACAGGCAACATTcagtgtgaatggatcactcctaCTGCTATAAAATAGGTTCTGGATTCCACACACATAGGGTCCTTTGTTTTCCCATCTTGTGAGATTGCGGATAGTGAGTGTCCTCTTATCTggcgacagctgtatcctgctacCAGCTGGGGCAAGTCCATTTATGAACCACTGGTAAGTGTTAATTTGACCCTTAGCCTTGCATGTCattgagaagtccttggtctccactgcagtcTTGTTGGAGATGAGAATGGCAGGTTTGGACAGTGGCGctgtgcagagaatagacagaaaatgactgtgtttGTTCCTTTTTCTACCTTATAACGaaataagtggtttggaagtggcctgtctaagaccttggcaAGACTGGAAGCCAGAGAtcaagaacctgtgatttcaatggcaaaGACACCCCTTTCTCTGTTGCAGATCTCACCTCCTCCAGGAAAAGTTCATCTTCAGTTCCTGTGGGTGGAAGACATTCACATGGGGCCCAAGCCCATGGTGCTCAATCTTGGCTGAGGCAATCTAGTCCAGGGATATACCCATTCATCTGGacctgggcttggatttgagAGCTTTCTATCTTAGCAGGACCACTGAGAGTTTATGTTTCCTTGGCCTGGACTTCAGGAAGCCAGGTTTACTTACCTCTATGCCTAGTTGAGGATATTGGGGGAGGCTGGAGAAGATAGACTAGGGACAGGCCATGGGGAGATtgtgctcagaaagggaaacTTACTTTAactatgaagagaaaagaaaagaaaaggcagaaaatcGAAATAGATCAATTAATAAGTAGCAGAGTACAAAAGGAAGAGTCTCAGATTGGGAGTCAAgagagagttcaaatctagagATTTTGAACCCACAATAACATCTCTCCTGCCTAGAGCTGTAGTTTGCCCCCAGAGGCATTTCATACCCTTTATAGAAGATTCTAGAATTCCCTGCTTTGGGCTCTCCCCTTTCCTTGCAAGTTTTCTACCCTACaagatgagaatgagaatgttgaaggtgatcttcTTCAAGCTCAGATATGGTCTTTATACTGGAAAGCTAAGGAAATGGGGACTAATTTTTCCTGAGCCTTCATGGCCCAAGGAGAGCCCATTCCTTATCTCTAGTTGGCAGGGAGGCCTTGTCACTGAGTGTTGTGTGTCCCAGAACAATCTCTGGGTCACATCCAGTAGACTCATCAGACTTCTTTCTTGGGTCATCCTTGGCCAGCTGTTTTAGGATTAATTTCTAAAGTGGAAGGAAtaagttagaaatatttcagtTTCCTTGATCTTTCTTCTTGTTATTTTGGTAGAGCTTGCACTCTGTCCCTGGGTCCCTGTTTGGGAAGTTTAGAGTGAGCCTCCCACTTTtatccagtaaagccaagtgAGACTGGTCAGGAATGTGACAAATCTAAGGTCAGCTCCCTTTtgaagtgtgtatgtgtgggagATTATGAAGGAACAGTGAGCATGTTCCTGGGCAAGAAGGCCATGGTAGGACATTTTGTAAGGTGCCTTGGCAGCTTCAATGGATTCAATGTCTGGAATTGCATGGTGACTAGAGTTGAACTTAGAGTGGGaatgatttgagttcaaatcctatctcagaatgTTACTGCCTCTGTGAATTACTAGCAAGACCCTATCTGtatctgagtttcctcatttgtaaaatgggaataataatttctCCCTAATTGTGTTTTTGGGTCAAATGAGACCATCTCTAAAAACTCTTTATAAAACCTGAACATAGCCTGAACAAAGGTTCAGAGGAGGGTAAGTTCAGAGTGAGTCTGAATGCCAAAGGTAGACCCAGGCTGTCTGAGCAGACAATGCATGGCCAAAAGTATCTGAAAGGCATGCTGCCATTTTGTGAAGGGATAAGGTTTAATGCTAGACTAAGAATACTGAAAGATATACTGAAAGCAATAGGGAgtcatgagcagagaagagacaTGAGCACACACGTATTAAATTAAAGGATCAATTGAAGGCACTAGAGATgcttagcccaaagaagagaagacttgagggGGAGAGGAGACATGTCTCCAAGGACTGGTAGTTATAATGGGTTCTATGCCCATCTATGGAAAGGGATGCTGAATCTGTTATAGTGGTCAGATAGGGATTATTCTCTGCTATTGCCAAACTGTCTTCTTTTAACAGCAACATTAAGACTCTCTTTTTTCTTGTCTCTCCATCACAGATcaattcttttttgttaaaactcttacattctgcattagaatcaatactatgtaatggttccaaggcagaaaggctaggcaatatgggttaagtgactagctgagtgtcacacagctaggaagtgtctgaggcccaatttgaacccaggaattcctgtctAGGCCTGCTTcgcaatccactgtgctacccaggtGTCCCCGAAGATCACCTCTTAAAAGGAGGTCATGACTTCTTTTTCAGAAGGAGCTAGGATTATTATTGGAATCCCAGTAGCAGTGACTCTTATTGGGAACTCTACTCCAGAGGTCCATCCTGTGGCTTCTCTGATGATCCAAGGTTGTCTGCCCAAGTGTGATGTCACAGTCATATAAATGAGATGAGACACACCAGGCATTCAGCCCACATACGCAGGCATCACGCATATCACTCTGTCATAGTACTGggtacatttattatataggcttTTGGTACATACTTATAAATTCTCTACGTATatgacattctacagtttgactggatattatcaaatcatctaaacaacactcttgtaaTGTTACTACATCAAAGAATTCTgagatcatttactaggtttctacaactctctgtgatagatatgattaatgtgaataaagccatttgtaggttagtaacatttgacctgctgagaggatcactgtgcttttggtcagctttcactatccatcataattgcttgggagatgaacaacaaaacatattcatATCTAGGTGTGAGCACTTTAGGCAGACAAAttttgggattttcctcaatttacaagttctgtttttcttgtgttactttgagatGCCTAGtaatgctgcttggcttctgttccaacaaattcattcgagtgtggtaactgtaggacaagattcattatagtactcaacCTTTCAGCTGGTGTTTATTGTACGGCCTTGGAGCGTATCTcatgcttgagaaaggaggggtcatgggcagtaatctttgggcttttattctgtaaatgcaat from Monodelphis domestica isolate mMonDom1 chromosome 4, mMonDom1.pri, whole genome shotgun sequence includes these protein-coding regions:
- the LOC130453966 gene encoding carcinoembryonic antigen-related cell adhesion molecule 8-like, producing MERPSEASQSRGSTWKGLLIITAPLSKPAILISNKTAVETKDFSMTCKAKGQINTYQWFINGLAPAGSRIQLSPDKRTLTIRNLTRWENKGPYVCGIQNLFYSSRSDPFTLNVAYGPDGATIIQTPDVYPIGIRVNFSCSAPSNPHSQFTWFYNGRFLSNASAMFVTATLRHTGNYTCIASNSVTGLVRNQTKIITIYASVSSCGKMNNLLLCIQ